The sequence aaaggatcaattaaaaaatatatatttgcgcATCATTTGCGCATTTAATGGACCAGGGACTGAATGACCTTAGAACGCCACTTCAGTTCCTATCACCTTGTGATGTATATCTTCTGTAACAAGCCCTTTCTGGTCAAAGATTCCTCAACATTCTTCATAATATTTCTAACCGGGTTGGTGAGACAAACGCGGTAAACGCCTCCCACTCCCTAAATGTTCACTCCCCAAACCCTCCCACTCCCCAACCCATCCCACTCCCAACCCCTTCCACACTTCACTTCTCAACCCTTCACTCCCATCATTCTTATCCGTTCACTTACATCATTCTTATGATTGGAGGGGCTGATGTACGTCTCTACCTCTTCATTTTCACCAATCTCCTCGTCGCCGTGGTAACCACCAACCTGGAGGAAAAGATGGCCGACTATGACGACAAGAACTCTTAAGAGTGTTCGCTGGCTAGCGGTAAGTCTGTCACTCTTTCCGTTTCCCCTATAGTTTCCATGTCACGTAAGTGCTATTCATACCAAGGCTCTGTTGTTGATgacagaggggggtgggggttgtGTGATGAATTGCGTGTCTTTCACATTGCTGTATACTGATTATTACTACAAGCTGCCTTTCAAAATCATCAAAATGACCACTCCTCTTTCGTTGTTTTCAATCCCATATTTACCATCCTGTGTATTAAGTCCACTCTCCCGACACACCACACCAAACTCACTCCTCAACCCCTTAATTCTCCCACAGATTATACCGGAAGATACGGGAGTCCTGATGGACCAGGGCAGAGGTGGTGACCAAGACCATCATGACCCGGCACCAGAAGACCTGGAAGAACCTGACCATGGACACCTTGGAGAAGCTGGCCCTTGCCAGCACAAGAGGTGATGATGAGGAACCATATGACTGCAACTCTCCAGGACAAACTATGCAGAAGAACATGGCTGCCTTCAGACCACGTGTATGTGTTTATCCACAGGATAGTGGAGGGGGTGCACAGCCTGTCGTTCAACGTACAGCAAGAGGTGATGATGAGGAACCATATGACAGCAACCCTCCAGGACAAACGATTGAATAATGATATTGCCACCGGCCATACTGGAGACATCCTGTCCTCCACCCTCATCACCCTGGAGAAGGTAAGAAGGCAGTGGACATGGCAccattccccatatagtgcactaattttgatcAGAGCCTTATGGGTGCTCAATAGATTCAATGACTCTTCCTGGAGTTGTCTATAACCTTATATTTACTGTTAGTTGTGTGTCAAGCTcatcaaatccaatgtatttatgaagccctttttacatcagcagatggcacaaagtgcttatacaaaAACCcaccctaaaaccccaaacagcaagaaatgcagatgtagaagcacggtggctaggaaaaacttcctagaaaggcaggagcttaggaagaaacctagaaaggaaccaagctctgaggggtggccagtcctcttctggctgtgctgggtggagattttCAGAGTACAGGGcaattaaggccagattgttcttcaagaagTTCAagcattcatagatgaccagtacggtcaaataataatcacacttgttgtagagggtgcaacaggccAGTACCTCAGGAGAAAATGTCAGCTGGCTTTTCATAACCGAGCATTTAGAGGTCGAGACAGAAGGTGCGGTAGAGTCAGTAGAAAACAGCACGTCCAGGagaaggtagcacatccggtgaacatgtcagggttccatagccatgGGCAGAACAGTTCAAACTTGAGCAGCAGCAAGACCAGGTGGACTGTGGGCAACCAGGAATCATCAGGCCTGGTAGTCCAGAGGCACAGTCCTAGGGCTCATGTCCTCAACTCAAACAGAGCATCCTCACCTGTTCCAGTAGGGGGATATGCGTCATGCAGCCATGAGGCTGTCCATGGACAGCCAGCTGTCCTACCGGTCTACTTCTACACATGTGGATGTGGGACACAGTAACACTCCCagcacacaccacaacacaggcTGAACACATCTTTAACAGCTATTTGGCTTTACTGATTAGCTGAAATGAACTCAAAAATAATGTGCTAGGTTTCATGGTTAAGTCAGACTATGCTTGCTGCACACATTTGCACATGCAGATCAATGTTCACCATGGACTGTGAAATCAATGGGgattttgtttttttttataaaaaaagatTGGAgatttgttgggggggggggggtaaatgaTCATAAAGGTTTCACAGTGTCTCAAAAATATACTCAAAGGGATAACTTGGAAGCTATTAACAGCTTATTTCTAAATAAATGttctttatttaaaaatgttAGTTGGTCTCGATCTAATATTCGTTAAACACTTCACATGAATGACACAGATGTCTAAAGAAAATTAAGTTGATTGTTTTAAAAGCATTCTAGTAAACAAAGCTTTTGAAAACATATTTTCCACATTACTGAATATAAAAGTCAATCCCATGTTTGATGGTGTCACCTCTGGATGATCATTTCATGGGTAGTTATCATACTGTTCAAGATGTTACATTTAGATTGTGGATGTTTACAAACCAGTTTCCATATTCAAAGACTAATAATGTGTCTTATACAGTCTAAAACTTGTCTCCATTATATTACAAAAATGTACATACGTCCGTTAGCAAGCTAACAGACAAAGTTAATATCTTTATGGTAAATGCCCCAGCAGCTAATTGCTGTTGCCAAAAGATTCTTTGATAGCGATGGCTGGCGTGGGTCCAATATGGGTCCAGATGTAGCCTTTCTCTGGACGGATAGGAATGGTGGGGAAAGGACAGCTCCTGGACTTGAAGTACTCCGAGGGGGCGTGGCACACAAACTCCAGGTACTCCATCTTCCTGGGAAAATCCTCCTCTGGACCTATAGAAGTCAGATAATCAATAACAGAGACATTATTGGCTAGTTGTGGTCTTTGAGTCTACTGTGACATTACTCACATTTACACAATGTTCAAAGATAGACATAACTTATTTCTGTATTCTCAAATGTAACTTTAGTCTAATGTGTATCGCAGTGTGCCACCAGATATtcttggttcgagcccaggctctgccACAGCCGGGAGAtccatggggcgatgcacaatggcccagcgtcatccgggtttggcccaaGAGGGATATCCTtctcattgcgcactagcgactcctgtggcgggacgGGCGCAgcgcacgctgaccaggtcgctaggtgtttcctccgacacattggtgcggctggcttccgtgttggatgtgcgttgtgtcaggaagcagtgcggctaggttgggttgtgtttcgtaggacgcatggctctcgactcCGTACGGGAGGTCCAGCGGTATCCATTTGGTTACTACCAaatggataccacgaaattggggagaaaaaaaggctTATTTTTTTAAGTGATGTAAATTCAATCATCACTCACCAACAATGTAAGTGGCAGGATCAAACAGGTCCTTAGGACTGGCCTGGGTTGGTATCAACCAAGTCAAGGCTGCACTTTTCTCACAGTATTGGTCCTGGACAAAACCTCTGATCTGTGCATAGTATGGCCTCCCATCATCCTCATCTGTAACTTTGATGACATCTCCTATCTGATAATACACACCCTGCACAATGACAAAAGATGTGGCATACAGATACGTTTGTTATGTTTGCTAACATACAGTACTGAATGataaaaattaaaaaagtaaACGTACTGTACCTTATAAAAGACTGATTCTGATGTGATGATAGTGGAAACAGATTCTGGTGCTTTGATTGGCTGTGGAAGAAATCACATTTTGAGGAGCTTCAATTAGAACAATTGTCTGACAATCCAACACAAGGATGTCTGAGTTCCTGTGTATTGAACCAATGGTACTGACATTTTTTAGTTTGAAGATGTGTCTTCTTCCTTTTCCTTTGGTAGAGACCTTTTTTTCGGTAGCAGGGTTTTTGTACTTGGTGCTCCTCAACCGTGCTGATCTCCTGTGGATCTCTTGTTTAGACTGTGGGCAAGATGTCAAATACCAATATGACAATGTGGATCACACATGCCTATATGATTTATCTCTGCTTTGCCTTGGAAGTATAACAGTATGGAGGTACAGCCACTAAGGGAAGCACACTCCAGTGCAGTGCAGGCCTATGTATATTTTATATGTGCAAACCTGCTTGCCCCCGACATTATTCTGCTGTGTGTTGGAGGACGCAGACGGTCCAGATGCTCCACTGCTGGTGCTCTTCCCCGTACAGTTATTGCACAGGATCTCTCCTTGGTTTCCCTTTTTCCACATAGACGATGAGTTTGTTTTGCAGACAGCGCAACATGGTTTCAAACCCAGCGGCATCTTGATAGGAAAATGTAGGCCAGCGAAATGAACGCAGAGGCTAGCTAGCTATTTAGCCAGCTAACTGTATTCTGGCTAACAACATCAGCAACAACAACGCCGCTCTTGACGGACGGACTTAGACAAAAAACTACAGCATGCAAATCAAATACAACCACAATAAGCTAGATCTAAAGGAACAACACAAATGGCTACATCGATTTAGCCCAGACATCAAGCTAACCAGTATGTAGAAATGTCTTCTTCTTTCAAGTTCAGCTAGCTAGTGTGGGCCGCACTAAGCGAAGTGTAATGCTCC is a genomic window of Oncorhynchus keta strain PuntledgeMale-10-30-2019 chromosome 19, Oket_V2, whole genome shotgun sequence containing:
- the LOC118370966 gene encoding GATA zinc finger domain-containing protein 1-like translates to MPLGLKPCCAVCKTNSSSMWKKGNQGEILCNNCTGKSTSSGASGPSASSNTQQNNVGGKQSKQEIHRRSARLRSTKYKNPATEKKVSTKGKGRRHIFKLKNPIKAPESVSTIITSESVFYKGVYYQIGDVIKVTDEDDGRPYYAQIRGFVQDQYCEKSAALTWLIPTQASPKDLFDPATYIVGPEEDFPRKMEYLEFVCHAPSEYFKSRSCPFPTIPIRPEKGYIWTHIGPTPAIAIKESFGNSN
- the LOC118370965 gene encoding uncharacterized protein LOC118370965 isoform X2; this encodes MTTRTLKSVRWLAIIPEDTGVLMDQGRGGDQDHHDPAPEDLEEPDHGHLGEAGPCQHKRIVEGVHSLSFNVQQEVMMRNHMTATLQDKRLNNDIATGHTGDILSSTLITLEKMEYTSRRWLHLLDVPGLDGLSSQD